In Paenibacillus hexagrammi, the following are encoded in one genomic region:
- a CDS encoding lipoate--protein ligase yields the protein MLFIDNEGITDPRINLAIEEYALRNLPADESYLLFYINEPSIIIGKNQNTIEEINPEYVKQQGLHVVRRLSGGGAVYHDLGNLNFSFITKDDGNSFHNFQKFTEPVVEALRKMGVEAALTGRNDIQVGERKISGNAQFATKGRMFSHGTLLFDSEIESVVSALKVKADKIQSKGIKSIRSRVANISEFLDTPISIAEFRSKLLESIFGVNESEVPRYNLTDEDWENINELSMERYQNWDWNYGKSPKSSIQHSKRFEGVGSIDVRIELVEGTIAHLKIYGDFFGTKDVHELEQKLVGCRYEEQALQERLKDVELKEYFGALDKSDFLTLLLLHDA from the coding sequence ATGTTGTTTATTGATAACGAAGGCATCACAGACCCAAGAATCAATCTGGCTATCGAAGAATACGCGCTTCGCAATTTGCCGGCAGATGAAAGCTATCTATTATTTTATATCAACGAGCCGTCCATCATTATCGGCAAAAATCAAAATACGATCGAAGAGATCAACCCCGAGTACGTCAAGCAGCAGGGACTACACGTGGTGAGAAGGCTGTCAGGCGGCGGGGCGGTTTATCACGATTTGGGCAACCTCAATTTCAGTTTTATCACGAAAGATGACGGCAACTCTTTTCACAATTTTCAAAAGTTCACCGAGCCGGTTGTCGAGGCCCTGAGAAAGATGGGTGTTGAAGCCGCATTGACTGGGCGCAATGACATTCAGGTAGGAGAACGGAAAATATCAGGCAACGCCCAATTTGCTACGAAAGGCCGTATGTTCAGTCATGGAACGCTGCTGTTTGATTCCGAGATCGAGAGTGTAGTTTCTGCGCTCAAGGTGAAAGCGGACAAGATTCAATCCAAAGGCATCAAATCCATTCGAAGCCGTGTAGCCAATATTTCGGAGTTCCTAGACACACCTATTTCAATTGCAGAATTTCGCTCCAAGCTGCTGGAATCCATTTTCGGGGTCAATGAATCGGAGGTACCTCGATACAACCTTACCGATGAAGATTGGGAGAACATTAACGAGCTGTCAATGGAACGTTATCAGAACTGGGACTGGAATTACGGGAAATCCCCGAAGAGCTCGATACAGCATTCTAAACGATTTGAAGGCGTGGGATCGATCGATGTACGAATTGAATTGGTCGAAGGAACCATTGCCCATTTGAAGATTTACGGGGACTTCTTCGGTACGAAGGATGTACATGAGCTGGAGCAAAAGCTGGTTGGCTGCCGTTATGAGGAGCAGGCTCTTCAGGAGAGACTCAAGGATGTTGAATTGAAAGAATACTTTGGAGCGCTGGATAAGAGTGATTTCCTCACTCTGCTGCTGCTCCACGATGCATGA
- a CDS encoding GNAT family N-acetyltransferase — MLQIRMAAAEDYDAVNAIIREGQEEHAEALPNLFARLDRVVAMGWYRSFSDKENKVILIAEVSGIVAGVAMLEMKQSPPYAALVPRTYAYMNELAVARNYQRRGIGTALYQASLKWAREKGASSLELNVWEFNEKALQFYRSLGLVTLQRTLTTEIGAPDNKGE, encoded by the coding sequence ATGTTGCAAATTCGTATGGCTGCGGCGGAAGATTATGATGCGGTCAATGCGATCATCCGTGAAGGGCAGGAGGAGCATGCCGAGGCGCTTCCGAACCTATTTGCCAGACTCGACAGAGTTGTGGCGATGGGATGGTACCGCAGCTTTTCCGATAAGGAGAACAAAGTCATTCTGATCGCGGAGGTCAGCGGCATCGTTGCGGGGGTTGCCATGCTCGAAATGAAGCAAAGCCCGCCATACGCTGCGCTGGTTCCACGAACGTATGCCTACATGAATGAACTTGCAGTTGCGCGGAATTATCAGCGACGAGGGATCGGAACGGCGCTCTATCAAGCATCACTGAAATGGGCAAGGGAGAAGGGCGCGTCGAGTCTCGAACTGAACGTATGGGAGTTTAACGAGAAAGCCCTCCAATTTTACCGATCATTAGGGCTTGTTACCCTGCAACGGACTTTAACGACCGAGATTGGCGCACCTGACAATAAAGGAGAGTAA
- a CDS encoding GNAT family N-acetyltransferase translates to MHNQNVPSKELDQIAARTWPAEETAYMGSWCLRASRGVTKRGNSVYAAGEYPPDSNWLSNIEQFYRDRSLPAVFHVAAGAPEGLDEALAQNGYSIEAPCLVMTACSQEVEDTTLNLLLLKTWKGCEVILHDTAKEDWVHDFISMEQFPLSRKPFYDGLFERMPEPRAFLSIRFGGETIAAGVSIVEGKWAGFVSIVVREDFRGRGISYLLMHHLTKWSLEQGASCQYLQVMAENETARKLYEKLGYKPLFEYHYRCKYDL, encoded by the coding sequence ATGCATAATCAGAATGTACCCAGCAAGGAGCTGGACCAAATTGCGGCTAGAACATGGCCTGCCGAGGAAACCGCTTATATGGGGAGTTGGTGCTTAAGAGCATCACGAGGCGTTACCAAACGCGGCAACAGCGTGTATGCTGCTGGGGAGTATCCCCCGGATTCGAACTGGCTGAGTAACATCGAACAGTTTTATCGTGATCGGTCTCTGCCGGCGGTCTTTCATGTCGCAGCGGGTGCACCGGAAGGCTTGGATGAAGCGTTGGCTCAGAACGGATACTCCATTGAAGCTCCATGTCTAGTCATGACCGCGTGCAGTCAAGAGGTAGAGGACACAACGCTCAATCTCCTTTTGCTCAAAACATGGAAGGGCTGCGAGGTCATCTTACACGACACAGCAAAGGAAGATTGGGTCCATGACTTTATCAGCATGGAGCAATTTCCACTTTCACGGAAGCCGTTTTATGACGGATTATTTGAAAGAATGCCTGAACCCCGTGCATTTCTATCCATCCGTTTCGGCGGCGAAACGATCGCTGCCGGAGTCTCCATCGTAGAAGGCAAGTGGGCCGGTTTTGTAAGCATCGTGGTCAGAGAGGACTTCCGCGGACGCGGCATCAGCTACCTGCTTATGCATCATTTGACCAAGTGGAGCCTCGAACAAGGCGCTTCCTGCCAATATCTCCAGGTGATGGCGGAAAATGAAACGGCCAGAAAGCTGTATGAAAAGCTTGGCTACAAGCCGTTATTCGAATATCACTACAGATGCAAGTATGATTTATAG
- a CDS encoding SDR family oxidoreductase translates to MKRSNLHGDSYRNQACIPAQHQDQQPGIESLMNPLPQFKDSAYKAAGKLKDKVAIITGGDSGIGRAVAVTFAKEGADVVLVYLSEHGDAEETHRQVEQEGRKCLHVSGDIGDENFCKQLIGQVVQQFGKLDILVNNAAEQHPQKKIEDITSQQLERTFRTNIFSMFYLTQAALPHLKPGSAIVNTASITAYHGHEQLVDYSATKGAIVSFTRSLALQLNGRGIRVNGVAPGPIWTPLIPSTFTAEEVAKFGSDTPMKRAGQTKELAPSYVFLACDDSSYMSGQILHVNGGTIVNG, encoded by the coding sequence ATGAAAAGGAGCAATCTACATGGCGACAGCTACCGAAACCAAGCCTGCATTCCCGCGCAGCATCAGGATCAGCAGCCGGGTATTGAATCACTCATGAATCCGCTGCCTCAATTTAAAGATTCCGCTTATAAAGCAGCCGGCAAATTAAAGGACAAGGTCGCGATCATTACCGGCGGAGACAGCGGCATCGGCCGCGCCGTTGCGGTCACGTTCGCCAAGGAAGGTGCTGACGTCGTCCTTGTGTACTTGAGCGAGCATGGAGATGCAGAAGAAACACATCGGCAGGTCGAGCAGGAAGGACGCAAGTGCTTGCACGTATCCGGAGACATCGGCGACGAGAACTTCTGCAAGCAGCTCATCGGGCAGGTCGTTCAGCAATTCGGCAAGCTTGATATCCTCGTTAACAACGCAGCCGAGCAGCATCCTCAGAAGAAAATCGAGGATATTACTTCTCAGCAGCTGGAACGAACATTTCGAACCAATATCTTCTCTATGTTCTATCTCACTCAGGCAGCGCTACCGCATCTCAAGCCTGGAAGTGCGATCGTTAACACCGCTTCGATCACCGCCTATCACGGGCATGAGCAGCTTGTAGATTATTCGGCAACGAAGGGAGCGATTGTCAGCTTTACCCGTTCGCTTGCGCTGCAATTGAACGGCCGCGGCATCCGAGTCAACGGCGTAGCTCCCGGTCCGATCTGGACCCCGCTCATTCCATCAACCTTTACCGCTGAGGAAGTCGCCAAGTTCGGCTCTGATACACCGATGAAACGCGCCGGCCAAACCAAGGAATTGGCGCCGAGCTATGTATTCCTTGCTTGTGACGATTCCTCCTATATGTCCGGGCAAATTCTCCATGTGAACGGCGGAACGATTGTCAACGGTTAA
- a CDS encoding YdcF family protein: MKTTVNRSKKGNTRQSRKSAAGAFGLVVGRLRLLLRWTLVVAVILAAWFVYMEWKVQSSPHQTLPEQADVGIVLGASLRKDLPSPGLKERLDLAYSLYQQGKFQKIIVSGGLDHNGSKLTEAEGMRNYLAEKGIPQDQILLEPKATSTYENLLYSKEIMDKLGLVSSIVITHTYHGSRSLDIAQTVGLKKPVVATTDSEVLFMPYHEARETLAYTKWIWTKIMLKVGI; this comes from the coding sequence ATGAAAACTACGGTAAACCGGAGTAAAAAAGGTAACACTCGCCAATCCCGAAAATCAGCCGCAGGGGCATTTGGACTGGTTGTCGGAAGACTTCGACTGCTTCTCAGATGGACGTTAGTCGTAGCGGTGATTCTGGCAGCTTGGTTTGTGTATATGGAGTGGAAGGTGCAGTCAAGCCCGCATCAGACCTTGCCGGAGCAAGCGGATGTGGGGATTGTGCTGGGAGCATCTCTTCGTAAGGATTTGCCAAGTCCTGGACTGAAGGAACGGCTGGATCTGGCGTACAGCTTGTATCAGCAAGGCAAATTTCAAAAGATTATTGTCTCAGGCGGTCTTGACCATAACGGCTCGAAGCTTACGGAAGCCGAGGGTATGCGCAATTATTTGGCTGAGAAGGGGATCCCGCAGGACCAGATTTTGCTGGAGCCGAAAGCGACCAGCACCTATGAGAATCTGCTCTACAGCAAAGAGATTATGGATAAGCTAGGACTGGTAAGTTCGATCGTAATCACCCATACCTATCATGGCTCGAGGTCTCTCGATATTGCCCAAACGGTGGGCTTAAAGAAGCCGGTTGTGGCAACGACCGATTCCGAGGTGCTGTTCATGCCTTATCATGAGGCTCGGGAGACACTTGCTTATACCAAGTGGATTTGGACCAAGATCATGCTGAAAGTCGGTATATAG
- a CDS encoding alpha/beta hydrolase, with protein MPRPCLLFHGFTGGPFEVEPLADYLAARGQHCEVPNLPWNGTDLAGLKASKWQDWVESAEMHAQRMTKQHGSFDLVGFSMGGLLAAYLAVRYPVRRLVLLNTAVIYVSPSRLLEVIREGWRQQDQDYLKKARTTPLRATWQFTCLVRQLKPELAKVAVPTFIGQGERDQVIHPLSAKYIYSKVSGERELYWYPKSKHLICHSEDAPDLFRQIEVFLEKE; from the coding sequence ATGCCCCGACCTTGTTTGTTGTTTCACGGTTTTACAGGCGGGCCGTTCGAAGTGGAGCCATTAGCGGATTACTTAGCTGCCCGTGGACAGCATTGTGAAGTACCGAATTTACCTTGGAACGGGACGGATCTTGCCGGTTTAAAGGCTTCCAAATGGCAGGATTGGGTCGAATCGGCCGAGATGCATGCGCAGCGGATGACTAAGCAGCACGGTTCATTTGATTTGGTAGGTTTCTCTATGGGCGGTTTATTGGCTGCTTATCTGGCAGTCCGCTACCCGGTGCGAAGGCTTGTGCTCCTGAACACGGCAGTCATCTACGTAAGTCCTTCTCGGCTGCTTGAGGTGATTAGGGAAGGCTGGAGGCAGCAGGATCAGGATTATCTGAAAAAAGCAAGAACGACACCGCTTCGGGCAACTTGGCAGTTCACATGTCTGGTACGGCAGCTTAAGCCGGAGCTTGCCAAGGTGGCTGTTCCGACCTTTATCGGTCAAGGGGAGCGCGATCAGGTCATTCACCCTCTAAGTGCTAAGTATATTTACAGCAAGGTTAGCGGAGAAAGGGAGCTGTACTGGTATCCGAAGTCCAAGCATTTGATTTGTCACAGTGAGGATGCGCCCGATCTTTTCCGTCAGATTGAAGTTTTTCTAGAGAAGGAGTAG
- a CDS encoding peptidylprolyl isomerase has translation MKFPKKTLYVLSMAALAVSLTACGNKPTETPSATANTKSGAAATAAPAATSAATPAATATAAANAPKQWSKAPDMTIDQNKTYTAEVTTSKGKFTIELFAKEAPKTVNNFVFLSKQGFYENVTFHRIIKSFMVQTGDPTGTGRGGPGYRFEDELKTTHQYEPGIVAMANAGPNTNGSQFFICTGDDSKGLNSQPNYTIFGRVTEGMDVVQQIADTPVLASGEGSTPKEKVTITSVAITEK, from the coding sequence ATGAAATTTCCTAAAAAAACTTTGTATGTTCTTTCTATGGCGGCGCTTGCCGTCTCTCTGACAGCTTGCGGCAACAAGCCTACCGAAACTCCTTCAGCTACGGCTAACACCAAATCAGGAGCTGCTGCGACAGCGGCTCCTGCCGCTACGTCGGCTGCAACACCAGCAGCAACGGCCACTGCTGCAGCCAATGCTCCTAAACAGTGGAGCAAGGCGCCGGACATGACGATCGATCAGAACAAGACCTACACCGCTGAGGTCACAACCTCCAAAGGCAAATTTACGATCGAGTTGTTTGCCAAAGAAGCACCGAAAACGGTCAATAACTTCGTATTTTTGTCCAAGCAAGGCTTCTATGAGAATGTCACGTTCCACCGCATTATCAAATCATTCATGGTGCAAACCGGTGACCCGACTGGTACGGGAAGAGGAGGCCCGGGCTACCGATTTGAGGATGAGCTGAAAACAACACATCAATATGAGCCCGGTATCGTCGCAATGGCCAATGCTGGACCAAACACGAACGGCAGCCAGTTCTTTATTTGCACGGGAGATGATTCGAAGGGGCTGAACAGCCAACCGAATTATACGATTTTCGGCCGAGTGACAGAAGGTATGGATGTAGTACAACAAATCGCAGATACGCCGGTCTTGGCATCCGGTGAAGGAAGTACGCCGAAGGAAAAAGTGACGATTACTTCCGTTGCGATCACGGAAAAGTAA